From Haloterrigena salifodinae, the proteins below share one genomic window:
- a CDS encoding GntP family permease, which produces MSDDTVMVNNTVLQLGGQAPLVAVIAGIIAILLLLVVLDLPAFVSLVVAGFTVGLVAPAIAFADVPGEFAAAFGDNMAGIGIPILMAAIIGKAMVESGAANRIVRAFTSLFGEDNTEISLFGSSFIMSVPVFFDNVFYLLAPLARSARARDGKNYALYIVAMGAAGVVTHGFVPPTPGPLLAVDRLDADLGSTILIGVLVGFPTALISGLGYGYWINQRIEIPLRDTMGTTVEELEEQNQIETHQLPGLLESLLPILLAVLLVTADTTTQTVLGEDASIGGITGFFGDPNLALTVAALAAAFTYYRMSDLDSDAFSDELTDALKSGGNIAAITAAGGAFGAMLQAAGAGEYIANGLEGVGFGLIVTAWVIAAGVRLVQGSATVAIVTTAGIMAPLASGLDVNTAYLVMSIGAGASFCSWYNDSGFWIVKEIGGLTQAETLKTWTVATTLIGIVGLLSTLVFSTILPLA; this is translated from the coding sequence ATGAGTGACGATACGGTGATGGTCAACAATACAGTACTGCAACTTGGCGGTCAGGCACCGCTCGTCGCTGTCATAGCAGGGATTATAGCCATCCTCCTGCTACTCGTCGTCCTCGACCTCCCGGCGTTCGTTTCGCTCGTCGTCGCCGGGTTTACGGTCGGCCTCGTCGCGCCGGCGATCGCGTTCGCCGACGTGCCCGGAGAGTTCGCGGCGGCCTTTGGCGACAACATGGCCGGCATCGGTATCCCCATCCTCATGGCGGCGATCATCGGGAAGGCGATGGTCGAAAGCGGCGCCGCGAACCGTATCGTTCGGGCGTTCACGAGCCTCTTCGGCGAGGACAACACGGAGATTTCGCTGTTCGGCAGCAGTTTCATCATGTCCGTCCCCGTGTTCTTCGACAACGTCTTCTACCTGCTCGCGCCGCTGGCGCGATCCGCTCGCGCACGCGACGGCAAGAACTACGCGCTGTACATCGTCGCCATGGGCGCCGCCGGCGTGGTCACGCACGGCTTCGTTCCGCCGACTCCCGGACCACTGCTCGCCGTCGACCGGCTCGATGCTGACCTCGGAAGTACCATCCTGATCGGCGTCCTTGTCGGCTTTCCGACTGCGCTCATCTCGGGACTGGGCTACGGCTACTGGATCAACCAGCGAATCGAAATCCCGCTCCGAGACACGATGGGAACGACGGTCGAAGAACTCGAGGAGCAAAACCAGATCGAGACGCATCAGCTCCCCGGATTGCTCGAGTCACTGCTCCCGATTCTGCTCGCCGTCCTCCTCGTGACCGCGGACACGACGACGCAGACGGTCCTCGGAGAGGACGCGTCGATAGGCGGTATTACGGGCTTCTTCGGAGACCCGAACCTCGCGCTCACGGTGGCCGCGCTCGCGGCGGCGTTTACGTACTACCGGATGAGCGATCTCGACAGCGATGCGTTCTCTGACGAACTCACGGACGCGCTCAAGAGCGGCGGTAACATCGCCGCCATCACCGCCGCCGGCGGCGCCTTCGGCGCGATGCTCCAGGCGGCCGGCGCCGGCGAGTACATCGCGAACGGGCTGGAGGGAGTCGGTTTCGGACTGATCGTGACGGCGTGGGTGATCGCCGCGGGCGTCCGCCTCGTTCAGGGATCGGCGACGGTCGCGATCGTCACGACCGCCGGTATCATGGCTCCGTTAGCGAGCGGACTCGACGTTAACACCGCGTACCTCGTCATGTCCATCGGTGCGGGGGCGTCGTTCTGTTCGTGGTACAACGACAGCGGCTTCTGGATCGTCAAGGAAATCGGCGGCCTCACGCAAGCCGAGACGCTGAAGACGTGGACCGTCGCGACCACCCTCATCGGGATCGTCGGCCTACTGAGCACGCTCGTGTTCTCGACGATCCTCCCGCTGGCGTAA
- a CDS encoding mandelate racemase/muconate lactonizing enzyme family protein has protein sequence MDYRQLSDPNAEYTMRDLSSETMEITNSRGPRDVEITDVQTTIVDGNYPWTLVRVYTDAGIVGNGESYWGAGDREIIERMAPFLEGENPLDIDRLYEHLVQKLSGEGSIAGKAISAISGIELALHDVAGKILEVPAYQLIGGKYRDEMRMYCDCHTEEEADPDACADEAERVVEDLGYDSLKFDLDVPSGHEKDRANRHLRNPEIEHKAEIVEKVTERVGDRADVAFDCHWSFSAGSAHRLAERLEEYDVWWLEDPIPPENHDVQEEVTKRTSTPITVGENVYRNHGNRRLLENQAVDIVAPDVPRVGGMRQTRKIADLADMYYVPVAMHNVSSPIGTMASIHVGAAIPNSLAVEYHSYELGWWSDLVEEDIIENGYAEVPEKPGLGLTLDLDAVEEHLADGAEMFDEA, from the coding sequence ATGGATTACAGACAGCTATCCGATCCGAACGCAGAGTACACGATGCGAGACCTCTCCTCGGAGACGATGGAGATTACCAACTCCCGCGGGCCGCGCGACGTCGAGATCACGGACGTTCAGACGACCATCGTCGACGGGAACTACCCGTGGACGCTGGTCCGCGTGTACACCGACGCCGGCATCGTCGGCAACGGCGAATCCTACTGGGGCGCCGGCGACCGAGAGATCATCGAGCGCATGGCGCCCTTCCTCGAGGGAGAGAACCCGCTCGATATCGACCGCCTCTACGAACACCTCGTCCAGAAGCTCTCCGGTGAGGGATCGATCGCCGGGAAAGCGATCTCCGCGATTTCGGGGATCGAACTCGCACTGCACGACGTCGCCGGGAAGATTCTCGAGGTGCCGGCCTACCAGCTCATCGGTGGCAAGTACCGCGACGAGATGCGGATGTACTGCGACTGCCACACCGAGGAGGAAGCCGACCCCGACGCCTGCGCCGACGAGGCCGAGCGCGTCGTCGAGGATCTCGGCTACGACTCCCTGAAGTTCGACCTCGACGTTCCCTCGGGCCACGAGAAGGACCGCGCGAACCGCCATCTTCGGAACCCGGAGATCGAACACAAGGCCGAGATCGTCGAGAAGGTCACCGAGCGCGTCGGCGACCGCGCCGACGTCGCCTTCGACTGTCACTGGTCGTTCAGCGCCGGCAGCGCACACCGCCTCGCCGAGCGCTTGGAGGAGTACGACGTCTGGTGGCTCGAAGACCCAATCCCGCCAGAGAACCACGACGTGCAGGAGGAGGTCACCAAGCGGACGTCGACGCCGATCACGGTCGGCGAGAACGTCTACCGCAACCACGGCAACCGTCGCCTCCTCGAGAACCAGGCCGTCGACATCGTCGCGCCTGACGTGCCTCGCGTCGGCGGTATGCGTCAGACGCGGAAGATCGCCGACCTCGCGGACATGTACTACGTGCCGGTCGCGATGCACAACGTCTCCTCGCCGATCGGGACGATGGCGAGCATCCACGTCGGTGCGGCGATTCCGAACTCGCTGGCCGTCGAGTACCACTCCTACGAACTCGGCTGGTGGTCGGACCTCGTCGAGGAGGACATCATCGAGAACGGCTACGCCGAAGTGCCGGAGAAGCCGGGCCTCGGCCTCACGCTCGACCTCGACGCCGTCGAGGAGCACCTGGCTGACGGCGCCGAGATGTTCGACGAAGCGTAA